From Syngnathus typhle isolate RoL2023-S1 ecotype Sweden linkage group LG13, RoL_Styp_1.0, whole genome shotgun sequence, a single genomic window includes:
- the ptf1a gene encoding pancreas transcription factor 1 subunit alpha — protein MDGVLDPFSALDSFSSPPYFNDDDFFTDHSSRDGNLDNDDFLDDDVDFFTSHFQDYYNKEGSNRIGHGPDGEYDIGNMSFSSSSSTLSFSCADSIPELSPHGGPLLKRRRRMRSDMEMQQLRQAANIRERRRMQSINDAFEGLRSHIPTLPYEKRLSKVDTLRLAIGYINFLAELVQSDLPIRNSGSDTHVQPKKIIICHRGTRSPSPSDPDFGLPPLAGHSLSWTDEKKLRDQNIIRTAKVWTPEDPRKLHNKSVLTDIENEPPLGLVA, from the exons ATGGACGGCGTGTTGGACCCTTTCTCAGCACTTGACTCTTTCTCCTCCCCGCCGTATTTCAACGATGACGACTTTTTCACCGACCATTCCTCGAGGGACGGAAACTTGGATAATGATGACTTCTTGGACGATGACGTCGATTTTTTCACCAGTCATTTTCAAGACTATTACAACAAGGAGGGCAGCAACAGAATCGGCCACGGTCCTGATGGCGAGTACGACATTGGCAACAtgtccttctcctcttcctcgtccacACTCTCCTTTAGCTGCGCAGACAGTATCCCGGAACTGTCCCCTCACGGTGGGCCCCTGCTGAAAAGGCGGCGGAGGATGAGGTCAGACATGGAGATGCAGCAGCTCAGGCAGGCGGCCAACATTAGGGAGAGGCGGAGGATGCAGTCAATTAATGACGCATTCGAGGGGCTGCGCTCACACATCCCCACCTTGCCTTACGAGAAGAGACTTTCGAAAGTGGACACACTGCGTTTGGCCATCGGTTACATCAACTTCTTAGCTGAGCTGGTGCAGTCAGACCTGCCCATCCGGAACTCTGGCAGTGACACGCATGTGCAACCTAAGAAAATCATTATTTGCCACAGGGGAACAA gGTCTCCCTCCCCGAGTGACCCCGACTTTGGTCTACCCCCTCTGGCTGGTCACTCTTTATCTTGGACAGATGAAAAGAAACTTCGGGACCAGAATATTATCCGCACAGCCAAGGTGTGGACCCCGGAAGACCCCCGAAAACTGCACAACAAATCGGTCCTCACGGATATAGAGAACGAACCTCCTCTCGGCTTGGTGGCCTAA
- the dlgap1a gene encoding disks large-associated protein 1, whose amino-acid sequence MKGLSSSRSHHHVVSYEPSYDPLGQHVDRKPYLISQMDMPLPIAVPHPNELSYYNVQRTSYPSDNTSIVPYGTFPRRCHSTSSSQHPEVKDECMAMVPYVGGGGGGGGGYGGKTPTRVPPNFADSFEHQPSFSRDGYHTLQYKRGMLAQSGGTGSNANNDSPGRIRHLVHSVQKLFTKSHSLEGPHHTQSVKGANNGSVNGGVGGGVGGGGGSRASPEGDAPPMGGRQRKRSKSRERCRSAEPKHRSHHHHHHQLHGSASAPGSGYWSSDDNLERELCLYHPHHHQPPPSPSPSISPSPIALTMGRYPVNNPDKFPQPQQYYMMDPYGTISEHPHTHTHHGHSHHHSALKASRSHNDVKYAAPSSCVPVSGSSNNIGGGIGGGSGPMLSLGLVDAPVVKKGAWSSSLTVSRAREVYTNNSSHNQLRASAGSANLNLDRVLVKPRGSQQQERTCHFLQVPQDEWSGFSPLGKEDDIPCRRMRSGSYVKAMAEDDSGDSDGSPKPSPKMQARRASYLKATQPSLTEMTTLQISSEHSPKLQIRSHSYLRAVSEVSINRSLDTLDPKTLLDPKSLLSSPQYRSRNESYMRAMSTISQLSEVEVNGQIEQVCEQVYSEMQAQAMEAAMDRMDRLDRMDRMDRMDTMDTLPMPGCFRMRSHSYVRAIDQGCAGEEEGEGGRPLLLLPSSPPRTSATTVRTIQSSTVSSCITTYKKTPPPVPPRTSTCSTASKPYISITAQSSTESAQDAYMEEEGPRGDMTIQSGLSNSTESIDSMKALTAAIEAANAQIHGPASQHVSNSTVTINTPAPPVFRGLIVEDHHDDYRKEALRKGTCLSIGIQVDGPEEILDPEDPSKFTSVGVQVEDDRRYRRFQRSNSVTTAVQADLDMPGLLDTPLDSSDTDLEVLSSGLLSRQYSRDAASSTVSIQGSGNHYHACASDEYEDVGFDPSILPPPDPWIDSVSDELPDVVQRSVCQRDGRWFLKLLQAETDRMEGWCQQMEMDEQRNDIPEDVLGKMRSAIGSAQLLMSQKFQQFRELCEENLNPHAHPRPVASDLAGFWDMLQLSIENISLKFDELHQLRANNWRPLDPPERKERRLPPPVPKKPPKAPLHHPPLARDRSLESSEKQRQEARKRLMAAKRAASVRQNSATESADSIEIYIPEAQTRL is encoded by the exons ATGAAAGGCCTTTCGAGTAGCCGGAGTCACCATCATGTGGTGTCCTATGAGCCATCATATGATCCGCTTGGTCAGCATGTTGACCGCAAGCCATACTTGATTAGTCAGATGGACATGCCACTTCCTATTGCTGTGCCACATCCAAATGAGCTGTCCTACTACAATGTTCAGCGTACCTCATACCCCTCTGACAATACCAGCATTGTCCCGTATGGAACCTTTCCTAGACGATGCCATTCCACCTCCTCATCTCAACATCCTGAGGTAAAGGATGAGTGTATGGCCATGGTACCGTAtgtaggaggaggaggaggaggtggtggaggcTATGGTGGTAAAACACCCACCCGGGTACCACCAAACTTTGCAGACTCGTTTGAGCATCAGCCATCATTTTCCAGAGATGGTTATCATACGCTCCAATACAAACGAGGAATGTTGGCCCAGAGTGGGGGCACGGGGTCCAACGCCAACAATGACAGCCCAGGGAGGATTCGCCATCTGGTCCACTCAGTCCAGAAACTGTTCACCAAGTCACATTCACTGGAAGGGCCACATCACACACAGTCTGTCAAGGGGGCCAATAATGGGAGTGTTAATGGTGGTGTTGGTGGTGGagtaggtggtggtggtggttcaaGGGCAAGTCCAGAGGGTGACGCTCCACCGATGGGAGGGCGCCAGAGGAAGCGCAGCAAGAGTCGTGAGCGCTGTCGATCAGCAGAGCCCAAACATCGAagccaccaccatcatcaccaccagCTCCACGGCTCAGCATCTGCTCCGGGCTCTGGATATTGGAGTTCAGATGATAACCTGGAACGGGAGCTGTGTCTCTACCACCCTCACCACCACCAACCACCACCCTCGCCTTCACCCTCCATTTCCCCTTCGCCAATAGCATTGACAATGGGTCGGTACCCTGTCAACAACCCTGACAAGTTCCCCCAGCCACAACAATACTATATGATGGACCCTTACGGCACAATCAGTGAGCACCCACACACCCATACACATCATGGCCACTCACACCACCATTCTGCACTCAAAGCCTCCCGGAGCCATAACGATGTGAAGTACGCAGCGCCATCCTCTTGTGTCCCAGTTAGTGGTAGCAGCAATAACATCGGTGGCGGTATCGGTGGAGGAAGTGGTCCCATGCTGTCTCTGGGTCTGGTGGACGCGCCCGTCGTGAAGAAAGGGGCATGGTCGTCGAGCTTAACGGTGAGCAGGGCCCGAGAGGTCTACACCAACAACAGCAGCCACAACCAACTCAGAGCCAGCGCAGGATCCGCTAACCTAAACCTAGATAGAGTTCTAGTCAAACCTAGGGGCAGTCAGCAACAGGAGCGCACTTGCCATTTCCTACAG GTACCTCAGGATGAGTGGAGCGGTTTCTCTCCTTTGGGGAAGGAGGATGACATTCCATGTCGAAGGATGAGGAGCGGCAGTTATGTAAAAGCAATGGCTGAGGATGACAGTGGAGACTCAGACGGGAGTCCCAAACCTTCCCCCAAGATGCAGGCACGACGTGCCAGCTACTTGAAAGCCACCCAGCCATCACTGACTGAGATGACCACTCTACA GATTTCATCAGAACATTCCCCAAAGCTACAGATCAGGAGCCACAGCTACCTGCGTGCGGTGAGTGAGGTTTCAATCAATCGAAGCCTGGACACCCTGGACCCCAAAACCCTTCTCGACCCCAAATCGTTGCTGTCCTCACCCCAATACCGCTCACGCAATGAAAGCTACATGAGGGCCATGAGCACCATCAGTCAG TTGAGTGAAGTGGAGGTGAATGGGCAGATTGAGCAGGTTTGTGAGCAGGTCTACAGCGAAATGCAGGCTCAGGCCATGGAGGCTGCTATGGACAGGATGGACAGACTGGACAGGATGGATAGGATGGACAGGATGGATACCATGGATACGTTGCCCATGCCAGGATGTTTCCGAATGAGGAGCCACAGTTATGTAAGAGCTATTGATCAGGGCTGTGCTGGGGAggaagaaggagaaggaggaagacCTTTGCTTCTGTTGCCATCCTCTCCACCACGCACATCTGCCACGACTGTCAGGACCATCCAGAGCAGCACAG TTTCATCTTGTATCACAACATATAAGAAAACTCCTCCACCAGTGCCACCGCGAACCTCCACCTGCTCAACAGCCTCTAAGCCCTACATCTCTATTACAGCACAGAGCAGCACAGAGTCCGCACAG GATGCATACATGGAAGAAGAAGGACCAAGAGGTGACATGACTATCCAATCCGGACTCAGTAACTCAACTGAAAGCATTGACAGCATGAAGGCTTTGACTGCTGCCATTGAGGCTGCCAACGCACAG ATTCATGGACCAGCCAGTCAGCATGTCAGTAACAGCACTGTGACAATCAACACCCCTGCACCCCCAGTCTTTAGAGGTCTGATTGTTGAAGACCACCATGATGACTACAGGAAAGAGGCACTCAGGAAGGGCACATGTCTCTCCATAGGTATCCAG GTGGATGGACCAGAAGAAATTCTGGACCCAGAGGACCCATCTAAATTCACCTCGGTTGGTGTGCAAGTGGAGGATGACAGAAG GTATCGTCGCTTCCAACGCTCCAACAGTGTGACAACAGCTGTACAA GCAGATTTGGACATGCCGGGCCTGCTTGACACCCCTCTTGACTCCTCTGACACGGACTTAGAAGTCCTGTCATCTGGTCTACTTTCTCGACAATACTCCCGCGATGCTGCTTCCTCAACTGTCAGCATCCAGGGCTCAGGGAACCACTACCACGCCTGTGCCTCTGATGAGTACGAGGATGTGGGCTTTGATCCATCCATTCTTCCCCCTCCAGACCCTTGGATAGATAGTGTCAGTGATGAGCTACCTGAT GTGGTGCAGAGGTCAGTCTGTCAGCGAGATGGCCGATGGTTCCTAAAACTGCTGCAGGCTGAGACTGACCGCATGGAGGGCTGGTGTCAGCAAATGGAGATGGACGAACAACGTAATGACATTCCTGAGGATG TTCTGGGGAAGATGAGGAGTGCCATAGGAAGTGCTCAGCTGTTGATGTCCCAAAAGTTTCAGCAGTTTAGGGAACTATGTGAGGAGAACTTG AACCCCCATGCCCACCCTCGTCCTGTAGCCTCTGACCTGGCTGGTTTTTGGGATATGCTTCAGTTGTCCATTGAGAACATTAGCCTCAAGTTTGATGAGCTTCACCAACTTagagccaacaactggagaccCTTAGACCCACCTGAAAGAAAG GAGAGACGGCTTCCGCCTCCAGTACCAAAAAAGCCACCAAAGGCCCCGCTCCACCACCCACCTCTGGCCAGAGATCGCTCATTGGAGAGTTCAGAGAAACAGCGACAAGAGGCTAGGAAGCGCTTGATGGCCGCCAAAAGAGCTGCATCTGTGCGACAAAACTCTGCCACAGAGAGTGCTGACAGCATTGAGATCTACATCCCTGAGGCGCAGACAAGACTATGA